A genomic stretch from Acidobacteriota bacterium includes:
- a CDS encoding TIGR00282 family metallophosphoesterase, producing MKLLFVGDVMGKPGRRVLAEQLPRLIDRHRIDYSIVNIENAAGGFGVTESVFAEFERLPIDCYSTGNHVWDKREVRGILEREPRLLRPANYPDTNPGRGLYVGRSAAGVPVATLNLEGQALMGTLDSPFTAADRLLAELDPEVKVILVDFHAEATSEKQAMGFFLDGRVSAVFGTHTHVPTGDERVLPQGTAFITDVGMTGPYESVIGMRHDKVVERFLRKTHVPFEVAKRDVRLAGAVVDVDETTGRARTVERLLIPRDS from the coding sequence ATGAAGCTTCTCTTCGTCGGTGACGTCATGGGCAAGCCCGGACGACGGGTGTTGGCCGAGCAACTGCCGCGCCTGATCGACCGCCATCGGATCGATTACTCGATCGTCAACATCGAGAATGCGGCCGGCGGGTTCGGGGTGACGGAGAGCGTCTTCGCCGAGTTCGAGCGTCTGCCGATCGACTGCTATTCGACCGGCAACCACGTTTGGGACAAGCGCGAGGTGCGCGGCATCCTCGAGCGCGAGCCCCGGCTGCTGCGACCGGCCAACTACCCGGACACCAATCCCGGTCGCGGGCTCTACGTCGGGCGGAGCGCGGCCGGGGTGCCGGTCGCGACCCTCAACCTCGAAGGCCAGGCGCTGATGGGCACCTTGGATTCGCCCTTCACCGCCGCCGATCGGCTGCTCGCCGAGCTCGATCCCGAGGTCAAGGTGATTCTGGTCGACTTCCATGCCGAGGCGACCAGCGAAAAGCAGGCCATGGGTTTCTTTCTCGACGGCCGGGTGAGCGCCGTCTTCGGCACCCACACTCACGTTCCGACGGGCGACGAGCGGGTGTTGCCGCAAGGTACCGCCTTCATCACCGACGTCGGCATGACGGGACCCTACGAGTCGGTCATCGGGATGCGCCACGACAAGGTGGTGGAGCGCTTCCTGAGAAAGACCCACGTGCCGTTCGAAGTCGCCAAGCGGGACGTCCGCCTGGCCGGCGCCGTGGTCGACGTCGACGAGACCACCGGCCGGGCGCGGACCGTCGAGCGATTGCTCATACCGCGCGATTCCTGA
- a CDS encoding acyloxyacyl hydrolase translates to MKQSTRWVLLCAATLLLTAVSASAQVFEPSELVVSAGVFNVLNDERDNEVGVELRLGTFELPLGRHRIPLGVQFGAMATEESAYYIYGSFRYDWWLSQRWRLTPFLGGGIYSAGDGKDLGGPVEFRSGLELSVGLTERSRLGLSFYHLSNGVLYDSNPGAESLVVVFSRRLGG, encoded by the coding sequence GTGAAGCAATCCACCCGGTGGGTCTTGTTGTGTGCGGCGACGCTGTTGCTGACCGCCGTTTCGGCCTCGGCGCAGGTCTTCGAGCCGAGTGAGCTGGTGGTCAGCGCCGGAGTCTTCAATGTGCTCAACGACGAGCGCGATAACGAGGTCGGCGTCGAGCTGCGTCTGGGCACCTTCGAGCTGCCCCTGGGGCGGCACCGCATTCCCCTCGGCGTCCAGTTCGGGGCGATGGCGACGGAAGAGAGCGCCTACTACATCTATGGCAGCTTTCGCTACGACTGGTGGTTGTCGCAGCGCTGGCGCCTGACGCCGTTTCTCGGTGGCGGCATCTACTCCGCCGGCGATGGCAAAGACCTCGGTGGGCCGGTGGAGTTTCGCTCCGGTCTCGAGCTCTCCGTCGGCTTGACCGAGCGCTCCCGTCTGGGCCTTTCCTTCTACCACCTGTCGAATGGCGTTCTCTACGACTCGAATCCCGGCGCCGAGTCCCTGGTGGTGGTGTTCAGCCGGCGGCTGGGAGGCTGA
- a CDS encoding Trm112 family protein has product MPVDPELLEILVCPKSKGQLEVVALPEEVRTELVEKYRSHFRDEEPEVEEGLFAEASSLVYPIVSDIPIMLIDEALPASVIGR; this is encoded by the coding sequence ATGCCTGTCGATCCTGAGCTTCTCGAGATTCTCGTCTGTCCCAAGTCCAAGGGCCAGCTGGAAGTGGTCGCCTTGCCCGAAGAGGTTCGCACGGAGCTGGTCGAGAAGTACCGCTCCCATTTTCGGGACGAGGAGCCGGAGGTGGAAGAAGGGCTCTTCGCCGAGGCTTCGAGCCTGGTCTACCCGATCGTCTCGGATATCCCGATCATGCTGATCGACGAAGCGCTCCCGGCCTCGGTCATCGGTCGGTAG
- a CDS encoding O-antigen ligase family protein codes for MVRMASPPDPSAAEARRPWAFWLYAGHLLSLPALAASNILGGLALLASPRYWRRAGGTPARRRLLCLLALYSLLLVAAVAFSYEPGQSLTALSELFTLTTLVLGLALIADIPLARRLVDALILLGLIVALLGLAQLTIGFGDLEQRIRGPFSHWMTFSHFLLVCDLLLLGRLAAGTPPRKRWLRWGRWVALAILNIALLVSLTRSAWLGLAVAVTLLVVLKRPRWLLAYVPAAVLIVLLLPVPVLHRVASIGDLTDPSNYDRLCMAEAGLRMIAQRPLFGLGPEQVEERYAIYRSPSAPRYWVPHLHNSFLQLAAERGLPALAVYLALMVTALAAAWRGFRSRGGFATGDGDLHLATLLALVAFNVAGLFENNWADTEVQRLVLFVLALPFVGEAER; via the coding sequence ATGGTGCGCATGGCCTCTCCACCCGACCCCTCTGCTGCTGAAGCGCGTCGGCCCTGGGCTTTTTGGCTCTATGCCGGTCATCTGCTGAGCCTGCCCGCCCTGGCGGCGTCGAATATCCTCGGCGGCCTCGCCCTGCTGGCCTCGCCGCGCTATTGGCGGCGCGCCGGCGGAACTCCTGCGCGCCGCCGGCTGCTGTGCCTGCTGGCGCTCTACTCGCTGCTGCTGGTGGCGGCGGTGGCCTTCTCCTATGAGCCCGGTCAGAGCCTGACCGCCCTCTCCGAGCTCTTCACCTTGACCACCCTGGTGCTGGGGCTGGCGCTGATCGCCGACATTCCGTTGGCGCGGCGGCTGGTGGATGCGCTGATCCTGCTCGGCTTGATCGTCGCTCTGCTCGGCCTCGCTCAGCTCACCATCGGGTTCGGTGATCTCGAGCAGCGCATTCGCGGGCCGTTTTCCCACTGGATGACCTTTTCGCACTTCTTGCTGGTGTGCGATCTGCTCCTTCTCGGTCGCCTCGCCGCCGGCACGCCACCGCGAAAGCGCTGGCTGCGCTGGGGCCGGTGGGTGGCCCTCGCCATCCTCAACATCGCCCTCTTGGTCAGCCTGACGCGCAGTGCCTGGCTCGGTCTCGCCGTCGCCGTGACCTTGTTGGTGGTGCTCAAGCGGCCGCGGTGGCTTTTGGCCTACGTTCCTGCGGCGGTGCTGATCGTTCTGCTGCTGCCGGTGCCGGTTCTCCACCGGGTGGCGTCGATCGGGGATCTCACCGATCCCTCGAACTACGACCGCCTGTGCATGGCCGAGGCCGGCCTGCGAATGATCGCCCAGCGTCCGCTCTTCGGGCTCGGGCCGGAGCAGGTCGAAGAGCGCTACGCCATCTACCGCTCGCCGTCGGCGCCCCGCTACTGGGTGCCTCACCTGCACAATAGCTTCCTGCAGCTCGCCGCCGAGCGTGGCCTGCCGGCGCTGGCGGTCTATCTGGCGTTGATGGTGACCGCGCTGGCGGCCGCGTGGCGCGGCTTCCGCAGCCGCGGTGGTTTCGCCACCGGCGATGGCGATCTCCATCTCGCCACCTTGCTCGCCCTGGTGGCCTTCAACGTCGCGGGCCTGTTCGAGAACAACTGGGCGGACACCGAGGTGCAGCGCCTGGTGCTCTTCGTGCTGGCGCTGCCCTTCGTCGGCGAGGCCGAACGGTGA
- a CDS encoding TlyA family RNA methyltransferase, whose protein sequence is MTRLDRLLTERGLFASRERAQRAIKAGGVLVEGRSVARPATQVSADARVEVVGEAEPFVSRGGRKLAAALDRFALDPAGWTCLDVGASTGGFTDCLLQRGARRIYAVDVGRDQLAEALRRDPRVVALEGVNARQLEAGFLPEPCRLVTADLSFISLRLVVPAMLSLLEPAGFLLLLVKPQFEVGRGGLGKGGILRDEEVRERTVENTVRSLEELGLERLGLIDSALPGAGGNRESFVWLRGPE, encoded by the coding sequence GTGACCCGCCTCGATCGCCTGCTGACGGAGCGCGGCCTGTTCGCCAGCCGCGAGCGGGCCCAGCGGGCGATCAAGGCCGGCGGTGTCCTGGTGGAGGGACGGTCGGTGGCGCGTCCGGCGACGCAGGTGTCGGCGGATGCCCGCGTCGAGGTGGTGGGAGAGGCGGAACCCTTCGTCTCGCGCGGCGGCCGCAAGCTCGCCGCGGCGCTCGATCGATTCGCCCTCGATCCCGCGGGCTGGACCTGTCTCGACGTCGGCGCCTCCACCGGTGGTTTCACCGACTGTCTTCTGCAACGCGGGGCGCGGCGGATCTATGCCGTCGACGTCGGCCGCGATCAGCTCGCCGAAGCGCTGCGGCGGGATCCACGGGTGGTGGCCCTCGAGGGCGTCAATGCTCGCCAGCTCGAAGCGGGGTTCCTGCCCGAGCCCTGTCGCCTGGTGACCGCCGACCTGTCCTTCATCTCGCTGCGCCTGGTGGTGCCCGCCATGCTCTCCCTGCTGGAGCCGGCAGGATTCTTGCTCCTCTTGGTCAAGCCGCAGTTCGAAGTCGGCCGCGGCGGATTGGGCAAAGGGGGTATTCTGCGCGACGAAGAGGTGCGAGAGCGCACCGTCGAGAACACCGTTCGAAGTCTCGAAGAGCTCGGCCTCGAACGTCTGGGACTGATCGACTCGGCGTTGCCCGGTGCCGGCGGCAACCGCGAGAGTTTCGTTTGGCTGCGAGGACCCGAATGA
- a CDS encoding NAD(+)/NADH kinase — protein MNDDRQFQRVGLVAKGTSEEAGEAAREVAEWLERRGLEAVLSPRQVAPGGTPPFGGDRNFDLVVVLGGDGTLLATARALPRIPILGGNLGTLGFLTEVSRSELYPSLVEVLEGRFEIEERALLDAEHVTPDGRRSGFRILNDAVITKGALARIIELTVRVDGHLVARFRSDGVIISSPTGSTAYNLSAGGPIVVPQLPVVVVTPICPHTLTLRPVVIPASSRVEVTLETSREEVFLTLDGQEGEELAGGDVVAVELSREVVHLVKVSGRTFYDSLRGKLRWGGGVAGVEPPTKT, from the coding sequence ATGAACGACGACAGGCAATTTCAGCGCGTCGGCCTGGTGGCCAAGGGGACCAGCGAGGAGGCCGGTGAGGCCGCCCGGGAGGTCGCCGAATGGCTCGAACGGCGGGGCCTCGAGGCGGTGCTGTCGCCGCGCCAGGTCGCCCCCGGCGGAACCCCGCCCTTCGGTGGCGATCGCAATTTCGACCTGGTCGTCGTCCTGGGCGGCGACGGCACGCTGCTCGCCACCGCCCGGGCCCTGCCGCGGATTCCTATCCTGGGTGGGAATCTTGGGACCCTCGGCTTCCTCACCGAGGTCAGTCGCAGCGAGCTCTACCCCAGCCTGGTGGAGGTCCTCGAAGGGCGCTTCGAGATCGAGGAGCGGGCTTTGCTCGATGCCGAGCACGTCACGCCCGATGGCCGGCGCAGCGGCTTCCGAATTCTCAACGATGCGGTGATCACCAAGGGAGCTCTGGCGCGCATCATCGAGCTGACGGTGCGGGTGGACGGCCACCTGGTGGCGCGCTTTCGCTCCGACGGCGTGATCATCTCGAGTCCCACCGGCTCCACCGCCTACAACCTCTCGGCCGGTGGCCCGATCGTCGTCCCTCAGCTACCGGTGGTGGTGGTGACGCCGATCTGTCCTCACACTCTGACCCTCAGGCCGGTGGTGATTCCCGCCTCGTCGCGGGTCGAGGTGACCCTCGAGACCTCCCGCGAGGAGGTCTTCCTGACCCTCGATGGCCAGGAGGGCGAAGAGCTCGCCGGTGGCGACGTCGTTGCCGTCGAGCTCTCCCGCGAGGTCGTCCACCTGGTCAAGGTGAGCGGCCGGACTTTCTACGACAGCCTGCGGGGGAAGCTGCGCTGGGGCGGAGGCGTGGCGGGAGTGGAGCCCCCGACCAAGACATGA
- a CDS encoding translocation/assembly module TamB domain-containing protein, producing MTGRSRRRRLLRWLIWTVVLVVGLATILLLAINSSPIERRLIALAEERASAALDRPLTIGGLEVGLLPLTVEGRDIVLAGPTAAATPVAQIPRARVHVGLGRLRQSVLELARVEVFEPALLIESSSEGLNLPDFGGGEDGGGGLEVEIGTLSVQNGRMRFAELELPLDLSADGLSLRAIGEGPANLRFHAVADRFVSQLPGAESWPSALRLRGLVTADGVTVDELALDGEDLRVTASGDLLWSGEVPWEADFALDLAGDAGWARRVGYLEDEIAGPWRADGTLKADPAGWNVRAEVASPRLTAAGLSFEELALSLAGDDRGFRFAPLRLRHGEGVVTGEAAIALAEVEELTADLDYSDLAIAELLAPHGIAGFEDSGRLQGELSFRAPLSDVLAGRGATDFRWSGPERLPAAGAGRVTLATGSITVEALEATYGTSALTAVGDYELATANGAFEIFGTTEDAGEWAPWAPNLPWSWSGGRGTVEARLELTAGEASGAANLDFTRLQLAERRVDRLRGELRLVDSATAEVDLVAQAEGGELALRGRVPFSGPGLDLAGRAEGWPLNGTASLIAGAPELGGQLDASVEIAGEVAAPRIVARGEVAALSVAESPFGATRFEVRGGPESWTVERAEISPAAGPVTARGSWRAADGALEGKLEGASLSLEEWPFSLLTAGGDLAGEVAIVARVAGTSSAPQVDLEISSQEVMLGAEALPPATLLSSWRDGVVETSGSLLGLAEIRGGGAASAEALDLRWDLSSERLLDCLRLAAGPGVEGLDGTFAGEASLRGPLDDLAGEIVLDRFSAAFQGREINAVEPIRARWSGDQLRLESFFVEEREGSGELFAAGVVDLAEASLALNVQSSLSAGWLRLALPTLKADGTFSLLATVRGPLASPAINGLGELQQGRLVMAGFPHSFDAVDLRLLFDPGVVILDRLTSEFAGGTARAAGELDLAELLAGNLDYRLQTRMEDVTLRYPEGFVVRGDAALVTTPVAGGGTQVAGTVDLQRAFYLQDVPVSLPKLLRGMLQRDRVEVTEADAVLGSLELAINIRGPEALRIRNNLADLRGDIDLALRGTAAVPVIIGLVDLEPGGTLTQGEVEYGVERGRVTFNSRYEIDPVIDLLAQTEVAGHEVRLAISGTLDKLTTELTSEPALSQVEILSLLATGRRPEGEPFGAGAASSDGVETFLYGQAANLLGERVNSLFGFDRFRVNPVASAEGDSALSFTVGKQISRDLFLTYTSDPSTDLDYRLQVEWQVSDALTVVLSQDGDDTYAVDLRLEHRF from the coding sequence ATGACCGGGCGCTCCCGGCGCCGGCGCCTACTGCGGTGGTTGATCTGGACGGTGGTGCTGGTCGTCGGCCTGGCGACCATCCTCCTGTTGGCCATCAACAGCTCGCCGATCGAGCGTCGGCTGATCGCCCTCGCCGAGGAACGGGCGAGCGCCGCCCTCGATCGCCCGCTGACCATCGGTGGTCTCGAGGTCGGCCTGCTACCGCTGACCGTCGAAGGGCGCGACATCGTGCTCGCCGGACCGACGGCGGCCGCGACGCCGGTGGCGCAGATTCCCCGAGCTCGGGTCCACGTTGGCCTCGGCCGGCTCCGGCAGTCCGTTCTCGAGCTAGCGCGGGTCGAGGTTTTCGAGCCCGCGCTGCTGATCGAAAGCAGCAGTGAAGGCCTCAATCTGCCGGACTTCGGTGGTGGTGAGGACGGTGGCGGTGGGTTGGAGGTCGAGATCGGCACCCTGTCGGTGCAGAACGGTCGCATGCGCTTCGCCGAGCTCGAGCTGCCGCTCGACCTGTCGGCCGACGGCCTGTCGCTGCGGGCGATCGGCGAGGGGCCGGCGAATCTGAGATTCCACGCCGTGGCGGATCGTTTCGTCAGCCAATTGCCGGGGGCCGAGTCCTGGCCCAGCGCCCTGCGCCTTCGCGGGCTGGTGACCGCCGACGGCGTGACCGTCGACGAGCTCGCGCTGGACGGTGAGGATCTCCGGGTGACGGCTTCCGGCGACCTGCTTTGGAGCGGCGAGGTGCCCTGGGAAGCGGACTTCGCGCTCGATCTTGCGGGCGACGCCGGCTGGGCTCGGCGCGTCGGCTACCTGGAGGACGAGATCGCCGGGCCTTGGCGGGCCGATGGCACCCTGAAGGCCGATCCGGCGGGCTGGAACGTGCGGGCCGAGGTCGCCTCGCCGCGCTTGACCGCCGCCGGCCTGAGCTTCGAAGAGCTCGCTCTGAGCCTCGCCGGAGACGATCGTGGCTTCCGCTTCGCGCCGCTACGGCTGCGTCACGGTGAAGGAGTCGTAACCGGCGAAGCGGCCATCGCCTTGGCCGAGGTCGAGGAGCTGACCGCCGATCTCGACTACTCCGATCTCGCCATCGCCGAGCTGCTCGCACCCCACGGCATCGCCGGCTTCGAGGACAGCGGTCGACTGCAGGGCGAGCTGTCCTTCCGGGCGCCGCTGTCGGATGTGCTGGCCGGTCGCGGAGCGACGGACTTTCGCTGGTCCGGTCCCGAGCGCTTGCCGGCGGCGGGCGCAGGTCGGGTGACCCTGGCGACGGGCTCGATCACCGTCGAGGCCCTCGAGGCGACCTACGGCACCTCGGCTCTGACCGCGGTTGGCGACTACGAGTTGGCGACCGCAAACGGCGCCTTTGAAATTTTCGGGACGACCGAAGATGCCGGCGAGTGGGCGCCCTGGGCGCCGAACCTGCCGTGGAGCTGGAGCGGTGGACGGGGAACCGTCGAGGCGCGCCTCGAGCTCACCGCCGGGGAGGCGAGCGGTGCTGCAAACCTCGATTTCACCCGCCTGCAACTGGCGGAGCGGAGGGTGGATCGGCTGCGCGGCGAGCTGCGTTTGGTCGACAGCGCCACCGCCGAGGTCGATCTCGTCGCCCAGGCCGAGGGAGGTGAGCTGGCGCTGCGTGGCCGAGTCCCCTTCTCCGGCCCGGGGCTCGACCTCGCCGGCCGGGCCGAGGGCTGGCCCTTGAACGGAACAGCTTCGCTGATCGCGGGGGCGCCGGAGCTCGGCGGCCAGCTCGACGCCAGCGTCGAGATCGCGGGCGAGGTGGCGGCGCCGCGGATCGTCGCGCGCGGCGAGGTGGCCGCCTTGTCGGTCGCCGAGTCGCCCTTCGGAGCCACCCGATTCGAGGTCCGCGGTGGTCCCGAAAGCTGGACCGTCGAGCGGGCGGAGATCTCTCCGGCGGCCGGACCGGTGACGGCGCGGGGTAGCTGGCGCGCCGCCGATGGCGCCCTCGAGGGGAAGCTCGAAGGTGCCTCCCTGAGTCTCGAAGAGTGGCCCTTCTCGCTGCTGACGGCGGGCGGCGATCTCGCCGGCGAGGTGGCGATCGTGGCGCGCGTCGCTGGCACCAGCTCGGCGCCGCAGGTCGACCTCGAAATTAGCTCCCAGGAGGTGATGCTGGGCGCCGAGGCCTTGCCGCCAGCGACGCTACTCTCGAGCTGGCGCGATGGTGTCGTCGAGACCTCCGGATCGCTGCTCGGCCTGGCCGAGATCCGCGGCGGTGGCGCCGCCTCGGCGGAGGCGCTGGACCTGCGCTGGGACCTCTCGTCCGAGCGCTTGCTCGACTGCCTGCGGCTGGCGGCCGGACCGGGAGTCGAGGGCCTGGACGGCACCTTCGCCGGCGAGGCCAGTCTGCGCGGTCCCCTCGACGACCTCGCCGGTGAGATCGTTCTCGATCGCTTCTCGGCCGCCTTTCAGGGACGCGAGATCAACGCCGTCGAGCCGATTCGGGCGCGCTGGAGTGGTGACCAGCTGCGCCTCGAGTCGTTCTTTGTCGAAGAGCGGGAGGGCAGCGGTGAGCTCTTCGCCGCCGGCGTCGTCGACCTCGCCGAAGCCAGCCTGGCGCTCAACGTTCAGAGTAGTCTGTCGGCCGGCTGGCTGCGCCTCGCCCTGCCCACCCTCAAGGCCGACGGCACCTTCAGCCTGCTCGCCACCGTTCGCGGGCCGCTGGCCTCGCCGGCGATCAACGGCCTCGGCGAGCTGCAGCAGGGCCGGCTGGTGATGGCCGGCTTCCCCCATTCCTTCGATGCCGTGGATCTGCGCTTGCTGTTCGATCCCGGAGTGGTGATTCTCGATCGGCTGACCTCCGAGTTCGCCGGTGGCACGGCGCGCGCAGCCGGAGAGCTCGACCTCGCCGAGCTGCTTGCCGGCAACCTCGACTATCGCCTCCAGACTCGCATGGAGGACGTCACGCTGCGTTACCCGGAGGGCTTCGTGGTGCGCGGTGACGCCGCCCTGGTGACCACTCCCGTGGCCGGCGGTGGAACGCAGGTGGCGGGGACCGTCGACCTGCAGCGGGCGTTCTATCTCCAGGACGTGCCGGTCAGCCTGCCCAAGCTGCTGCGCGGCATGCTGCAGCGCGATCGCGTCGAGGTGACGGAGGCCGACGCGGTGCTCGGTTCCCTCGAGCTGGCGATCAACATTCGCGGCCCGGAGGCGCTGCGCATCCGCAACAACCTGGCGGACCTGCGCGGCGACATCGACCTCGCCCTGCGCGGTACCGCCGCCGTGCCGGTGATCATCGGTCTGGTCGACCTGGAGCCCGGCGGAACCCTGACCCAGGGCGAGGTCGAGTACGGGGTCGAGCGTGGTCGGGTGACCTTCAACTCGCGCTACGAGATCGATCCGGTGATCGACCTGCTGGCGCAGACCGAGGTCGCCGGCCACGAGGTTCGGCTGGCGATTTCCGGAACCCTCGACAAGCTCACCACCGAGCTGACCTCGGAGCCGGCTCTGTCGCAGGTCGAGATCCTCTCCCTGCTGGCGACCGGCCGGCGCCCCGAGGGCGAGCCCTTCGGCGCCGGCGCCGCTTCGTCCGATGGCGTCGAGACCTTTCTCTATGGTCAGGCGGCGAACCTCCTCGGCGAACGCGTCAACAGCCTCTTCGGCTTCGACCGCTTCCGGGTCAATCCGGTGGCCAGCGCCGAGGGCGACTCGGCCCTTTCCTTCACCGTCGGCAAGCAGATCTCGCGCGATCTCTTCCTCACCTACACCAGCGATCCGTCGACCGATCTCGACTATCGATTGCAGGTCGAATGGCAGGTGAGCGATGCCCTGACCGTGGTTCTGAGCCAG